The Cucumis melo cultivar AY chromosome 9, USDA_Cmelo_AY_1.0, whole genome shotgun sequence genome includes the window ctccttttttttctttttttttaaaattttttaaataccGGTAATATTGTTTTCAATGTGTGTTCatatacatttaaatatagGGATTTGTAAATGTTTCTCTCTCAGCTAAATCTACTTCGTCTTAACAtctgtgaaagaaatcatgaagACATCAATGAAGAACATGATCTTTCGATTCGTGAAATAAAAATGAATGAAGAACGTGATCGAATTGCATATCTTTTTGTCTAGTTGATATTATAGTCTCGGAAAAACtatttatgttatttatattttggtgtcggaaatcattttttttttttttttttttatggttatgtatTTACCTTTCGAGATGTTTGTGCTTCTAAATTTGATTTGTCCAAAAGAAgttaatacaaaaaataaaattaatattttgatttcaagtaactaaaaattaataattttaaaataacgtacgattaattttataaaatatatttctaaaaaatttaaaatgtgtgCATTTCTATATGAAATTAGTTCATAATgtttaatagttttattttgtgataattTGACCTAAGTATAAACATTGTTAGTATAAGACAAATCAAACGCAATTTtgcatataaacatttataaagaaGTCAAACCAAACATGTAAgtgtttagattttaaattcattttacaattttttttaaaaaacatttttttcacaGGCAATTCAAACGGATCCTAAGTTGAGATGTTTCGGTGCATTCTATCCTTTTCTTCTCTAGTATATCTTgttctatatatagatatatatgaatCATGAGGGGTTGAAATTCATAATACAACCCAATAACTTCAAATTTTATACCAACCATTTGAAGCACAACGTGcatattaataaattaaattgaaagcCTACCCGTGAACCAATGAGTAATGATTGTGGAGAGAAGCATacaaatgatatatatatatatatatatacaaatgatatatatttatatttctttGCCAGATATAGGTTTGAGATTGAACTCTCAAGAATCCTAATTATGAGAGATTTTATCTAAAATATAACCAATAGCAGGACGTACGTAATATTTTAATTACATACATAATGTATTGATAAACTTATTAGTACTTaactaaaagaaagaagaagaggaaaaaaaatccGAACACTCTGGCTGAAATAGTGCTTCCTGTTCTCACGCACATCCGACTGAGCTCTACGAACAAAATGCTACGGTGTAATTTGATCGGTGCCTGCATTTCATCCTTATGGTTGGAAAGAAACAATCAAACATTCTAAGCGATATTGAGAAATCAAACCTACTGTAGTCATTTGTTGAGTACTATATCTGACCTTTGTAGATATTATGATGCAGACTTGTATATGGATACATTGGAAAGCTTTTCTTtaatctcttcttcttttttactttGGGATTCTTCTTTCTTGTACATATTTTTTACATTAACACAGTCATTTTTGGCTTTCGGATGTGACGTGTATGTTAAGAATATGTCAATTTAGTTGAAATTTTCGTGTGTGTCTCTTGATCGTTTCAATTAATACtttgtttaaataaataaataaaattgtatgTAGATCCTTCActacaattttattttaaataaatacaagaattaacctaaattaaatataaatatggtTTCATCTTTTTGTCTTCCTCTGTTTAAGTCTTTAACATTAATagctattaattaattaaaagtaattataaatggaaatttaatttcaattttgataataatgtaaatttaaaataaaatagacatTAATTACGACAAAAGATGTGAAGTGAAAATTTGGTAAAAAGGAGAAGTTAAAAAGGTAAATCTTGAAAAGTTAGAACTTACGAACgaaaatgaaatataaataaaaagaaagctAGAAAAGATAATTTAACTAGAGAGCTATACCAGAGCTTTTGTAAAGTGTTTTTGACTCAGATGATTAGAAATCAAAGGCTTTTTTTATAGTGCCATGGAACGTATCATTTTTTTGGCCTTTTCAACCAGAGGAAGTATGATTACTCTTAAAATATTTTGCCAAAACCTACCCATATATGTAGATATATGAATAACATTGGTCCAATAAAATATTTCACGTTTAGTCTTGGATGTGATCATAAAATTGTTGAAGGATGTCAACTTAGTTGAGATGTTCCGGTGTAACGACTATCGATCTTGTGagtagttttaaaaataaaccaTTCACTTTGAATTGGCTTTGATAATATCAAAAGCTGATTTAATCACAACAGTTTTGTGGTGCATTTGTCtcgaaagaaatatatgacgtGCGCTTCAAGATATTGAAAAGCTCCAAAATAAACAATGGAGTGATATTGTGTCCTTGGTGATATTATGGAGTTCTAAATCTAATCTATGTTGTACTTATGATGGTGTTACTACAGACCTAAActggatgatttttctttaagTTTCTTGTATCACTTGGGTGAGTTGTTCTACAGCTCCTGATGTACATATTGAACTTTTTATCACGACGATTCGACGAATGCACTTTTCAGATTTGCAGTAGATTTATTAGACcctatatttttgttaaaaaaaagtgaCTTTGAAAAAAGCTAAAATATACTCAAAaactataaattataaattcaCCAATATGGCAGACTTTTATTGAAACATTTCAACTCCAAAAGGAAATAGCTCCAATGAAGAAAATTAAACAACTTAGAACCCTTTGCAATAAATTATAATACTTAGACAACTCTAGAACCACAAACATCAAAATACACTCAAAGAATTATCAAGAACAGAAAAAACTCTAAAATCAGCATTGGAATCCATTGGGAAGTTTCTTGTTGCAAACGTTAAGGAGCAAGCTGAGGTGGACTGGGATTTTAATCTTGTTCCCCAAAACACTAGCTTTGATGGCAGTGCAAAGGCAGGCGGCAGCTTCAAGATCGGCGAGACCTTTAACCAAGGTGCAGCATGGGGTCACTGGGGGCTTGCCGATGGTAATGTCGACGAGGCCACCGAGAAGCTTGGCACAGACACCGATTTTAAGGGCATCCTTAGGACACTTTCCGTACTTAGATGGATGGTTTGGTTTAGTAGGAGGGCAtggcttgggcttgggcttggtTGGGGCAGGGACATAGCAATTGTCACATGCTGAGACAAAGGTGAAGAACAGGAGATTGAGACAGAGGAGGAACGCAAGTGAGGCTGTAGCTTTGGAAGCCATtagggtttttgttttttgttttcttttttcaagatGGATCTCTCTTGAAAGTTGAAAGAATTTTGAGGGATTGGTGGTGGAAGAAAATGGGAGAATGGGTGGGGTTTTATAGGGTTTAGGGAAGGGGAAGGGTGAAGGAATAAGAAAAGATGATTtgtgaaaatataaaatatttttgatGCCACTAACCATTAGATATTTGTATGTGATAGGTAACCCATGTGTGCGCTGACCTCTTGATATATATCTTTAGCTGCCAGTTGTATAGTTGTGTTCAATCATGCAAAGTTTTAGACATTTCTAATGTGATATTGAAAGAGCTGTATATGAGTAAATTAGATGAACTCGTCTATATGATGTTGTAATAATTCACATGTGAAAGTTTAGGATTTAGTGTTAGATATGatgtaaaattaaatttatcttcattttccagtttaagtttttggatttcaaaatttagagataaaaattgaatttttaaataaagaaaatagaaggagaaaaaaacaacaatttttTACATGTAAGACTATGATTTGAATGTGTTATTTGACACTTTGAACCGATAAAAAATACAAAGTCGTCGCAATTTTAGGATTAGAGATCCCTAATTCTATTGGCGTCTATGtatctttattattttaaattcaactGTTATCTCCCTCTTATAGAATGTATATATGCTTTACACTGTTACCAAATCAACCTCTAATGTCACTAAGTTAAACGCTCATTTtgtcaaaaatggaaaaaggaCTTTAGAGCTTAAAACTTACGAGTACTGCAATTAATTGATAGTTTTGAACATTAGGAAGGTGCATTGTAGACACTTAATTAGGCCATAGATGATATGAGAGAAGGTTTCAACGTAACTTTGATTGGGTGGTTTAATGAAAATGATAGCATGATTTCGAGATCTTTGCTCCAATATTTGTCACAATCGTTCTTCCAAACACCAAAGATATCATCCGCTTCAATGTGGTTGCTGCTACCTTATGGATCATTTGGAACCAACGCAACAAAAACCGAAACTTCAAGGATACTAAAAAAATAGCTTCATCATAATTAACTGTATTCTTTATCAAAAATCAATTGTGTCAAGCTTTTTAGGAAGAAGTTTCAGAAAATATTGAAGAAGAATATGAAAATAATGATATGTTCTAAttaattttctaataatttaAGCTTCATCATCCATGTGTGATGATTTTAGCTGGCAGATATTCTTAATAAGCTCTGAAGTCTATGCTATCTTAATTTTGGACATTTCTGGGATGGGGAGTTTCCTATTTTTTCTTCCCTCAATCTTCGGGCACGTAAcaaatttttgaaattaaacGTTGActtgattcaatttttttgggATTTGGAATAAAAAGAAAGTGTGTTCTTGTTTTATTAGATTTTAGGTTCGTAGGCCATGCCATCATTTaacatataataaaatttccAGGGTTCTATGAGGATGGTAAGGTATGTCTAACCTATTTGAGACCTAGTCGGGTCCATTTCCTAATTACACTCTTTTAAAACCTCGTTAAAAATTGTGATAGtcacaaatataacaattagattgaaaatgttagtatatatatatatatagtaatatttagaaaaaaattgtgAATATAACAACATCTACCAAAATTTATCAATGAAAGACCATGTTGTAAATATTGGTCCATATTTAATAGACTATAAGAGTTTATAACAATAGAAGTTTATCACTTatagactttgttatatttaaatttttttaaaaaatatgttgccATCGACTGTTGAAAAATTATTAGATGATTTGAGTTACTTTTTCTCCATTGTATTTAATAGTTCAAGTGGTAATATAGTTTCTATATCTTTTTTTCTCATTTGAGATGGGAAGTTCAAGATGCAAATTATTGTAccaaaatagtaataataaaaaaatggtaACATTAGAACTAACGTGTGGGGGAGattgaaatatatattatgATCTGTGACAGGAATAATATAGCAATTTAATTTCTCTATATTCGTTATTTCTATGGGACAAATTAAATGTAATTCAATAATTTGGCTGGATTTGGAAGAGTTGTATGAATTAATGGACAATGATATAGATGTAAAATAGTGTAAGTccttaaaataaatttgataattaagttgattaaagaaaagagagaTAGGATGTTTCACATGtcttatatttataaacatatatatatgtgtgtgtgtgtgtgtgtgtgtaaatttttaattatactCTCTTTCGGTTTTGTATAATACTCCATATTTACACCAATCCCACTGACATGTAAGTTTTCAACAACAGAcaacattattattaatacttaATTAATGTTCACCTAGCTAgcattgaaattgaaatttaagaTAATGTACGTGTTAAGATTATTTTGCCACCTAGCTTTGAAATTGAGCCCAAGATTCTCAATTATGagcttatatatataaaatcatGAAATTCATTGACCTCTGTTAAATATATTTCGAAGCTGTGATGATAGTTACGTGGGTGTTCATCAAATGGAAATATTATGAAGCACctattatgtatttttttaaaaaaataaaaaagtaatgtAGCATCATAAAATTGATCTATCATCAACAATAATAGTTGCTAAAACATAAGATGTTCATTCCTTTTAGAAGTTTAGGATTTGGAACTTTCCATTTCCCATGTTGAATTGAGTTTTAAACAATCGTTGatcaaaagtaaaaaataaaattctttcgtaaaatttttttttggaGAAGGAAACAAGCGGGTCATATTGTGTCCAGAAATCTCTATTAGGTAGACATTCCTTTAACACTGTTTCTTTCGTAAAGTTCAAtgttaaaaaaacaaagaaaggatcaatttatattaaaaagttCCGATCGAACCAAACCAAATtaaagttttctttctttctaatttaATAATGTGATTAATTATAATCTCCTTTTATCAGGATGTTCCACCTAAATGAAAATGTTTGGATTCATTTACTGACCCTAAGTCATATCTCTTTTCCACCGAAATTAGAATCTCCTTTTATATATCAATAATGTGTGGACATATTTTTGTTCAACTGCTTAATGGAGCTCTAGTCTCCTTTTAtctattatttgtttttatctCCTATTTGTGGTAATACAATTTTCTTTTGTGTGGGCTTCAAAAGATGAAAAGTTGACGAGAATGTTAAGATAATTGTATCAACCTAGTTGAGACGAAGTAGTGCTCTTATTGACTTCAATCTTCCACTTAtgatttgttaaaaaaataattaataatgcGATTAAATACGATTTAAGATAAtctgaaaataaaaaaatgtgattGAATTTGGTTCAGAGTTCAAAATATTAAAGGTCGTTACGCTGGATTATTGTAGTTTGTCCTAAAAGTGCAGCTAGTAACAAAGACTTGCTAAATTTAAGCCATACATGGTAATGGCTTGATGACCAATTTAATTAGACATattgttttaattatttatagtttgatatttaatatttgaattttaaaagtttaattacttataatttttatagtttaaatttCATGTTATATTTTGTTGCTTTATGgtagaaaaaataatttttacataaaatgaaaatgaacaCTATTCGAACATCAACATCtgagaaaatatttatattcttaCTGGTTTTTGGGTTTCTAGATCTCCTTTATTTTCAAGTTACTTTGTGCTCTTACTGGTTTTTGTGTTTCTAGATCTCCTTTGTTTTCAAGTTACTATGCTAGTTTTATTGATATCAATCTAAACGCTTTTTAGTTTCTTACCCTTGCTAAGGTTTGTCTCTAGCCCTTTGTTTTTTGTTGGCCTTTCATCTTTGCTTCTTGTTCTAATTTTTCCTATGATTAATGAAGTAGGGATGATGAGAATGTTAAAGGGGTATCACTTAATGGAGATGTCCAGGTGCCCTTACCGATCTAATgtatcttttttcaaaaaaataaaataaaaaaatgaacaactATATTCCAATTTAAGTACTAACAATTCATAAGATCAAACTTACGACAAACTTTGATTATCGTTTTTAATTATCGTTTTTGGACATTCCAATCATTTTAAAAATCACGATCGCAAGTATAATCTTttgtaaaatttttaaatttgaaaaaataagattaattaaaaatgtCCTTTAAATATGGTTCATTTATATAGTTCTAAACTACTATTTTGAAatgatttattaaaaaaaaaagttttaaataacaaaacttgTTCTAAAgctagagaaaaaaaatgttgtagAATGTAGTAGTTTTTTAATTGATATGAGCAAGATTTGTCATCCTTTGTCTTCCACTAGTTCTCTCAATATGTTCATAAAAAAGCAAATATATATATGCAAAACTAAAAATCATAAATTCACAAATATTGCAAAATTTTTTATTGAAACCTTTCAACTCTAAAAGGAATAGCTCCAATGAAGCAAATTAAACATAACATACAACAATTTGTAATAAAGTCTAAAACTTAGACAACTTTAATTAGAACCACAAACATCAAAACACACTCAAAGAATtcaataatgaaaaaaaaaagagagactAAAATCAGCATTGGAATCCATTGGGAAGATTCTTGTTGCAAACATTAAGGAGCAAGCTGAGGTGGAGTGGGATTTTAATCTTGTTGCCCAAAACGCTAGCCTTGATGGCAGTGCAAAGACAGACAGCAGCTTCAAGATCAGCAAGCCCTTGAACTAAGGTGCAGCATGGGGTCACCGGTGGCTTGCCGATGGTAAGGTCGACGAGGCCGCCAAGAAGCTTGGCGCAAACACCGATCTTAAGGGCATCCTTAGGGCACTTTCGATAGTCAGATGGAGGGTTTGGATTTGTAGGAGGGTATGGCTCGGGCTTTGGTGGGATAGGGACATAGCAATTGTCACATGATGAGACAAGGGTGAAAAAAAGGAGATTGAGAGAAAGGAGGAAGGCAAGAGAGGACGTAGCTTTGGAAGCcattacgtttttttttttcaagaagtGTTTTTTTCTTGAAAAGCTTAGGGATTGGTGGTGGGAGAATATGTGGAGATTGGATGGTGTTTTATAGGGTTTAGGAAAGTAATGGTGaggaataataaaaagattatTTGTGAAAAATAAAGATATAATATTTGATCATACCACTAACCACTAGAAATTTGTATATGATAGGCAACAACTCTCATATGTGCTGACTTCTTGATGTTTTGCAGCTGGTTGGTTTAATTAAAGTTGAATAAGGTCATTCGAATGCAATGAAAGAGCAGTATTTTGATGCATTATTATTCAAGGTACTTTCTTCACACTAACTCCACGCtaaaaaagaagtaaaagatatttagagaagaagaagaaaaagaaagttcaTCAGGTAACAATCtataattaaacaattaaatgaGTTGTGCAATTAAAGATTCatctaaatatttttcaaaatgaaaatataCATTCCTCACTCTAAAGTTGGATAGGGGAAGATGACCTTTCCTACAGAGTAAACACATACCTCGTAAAAGAGTGGAATGAAAATTCTTATTTTGGTCACATGATTTTCATAATAAACTTGAAGAATGAACTCTCACTCAAATTTCCAAAATGCTCTgtcctctctcctctctcctctctccaAATCCCCACCAAGCAGTTATTCTCCTTGCCGGAAGATACAGAGTCACTTGCAACAGCTACACAAAATGGCGGCTCCTCTCATTATACTAAATTCACCTGAATTCACCCACTGTATTAACTACAAATGCAGCCTTTTACTTGCTGTTAAAAGGTCACTTTCATCTCCAGTTCTTTTCACTGCTTTTCACCTTCCTTCCTTGGCTTTTTCCTACAATCTCCCAAACAATGGCCTACTTCAAATCACTTCCTAGATCATGTAAGGTTGAAAGAAAGGAATTTGTCCTTCACCTTGACAAATATTCGAAGCACACTCATTATTGGTTAACAGAAACTGGAGCTCACAAGGCCTTCTCCATTGAAGTTTCCCCAAAAGACTTGGACTGGATAAGATGTACTCTGAAATCCTTGATCGCAACCCCAAATACAAACCGATTCTTCCTTGAGACCCGTGACTCTGAGCAATGCATCTGGATcaagaaaacaagaaatagtAAAGGATGTACCGCAGAAATTTTTAGAGTTGATCAAAAAAACAGAAAATCATGTATCCTAGTTTCGGAAGGACCTGAGAAAAGTGGCTGGGTTTCCTTCCTGTCCATGATTACCCCAAAAGTAGAAGTGAAAGCAAAAACAAGACCAACTTTTTTGCCAAGGTCCAGTCCTGACGGTCGTCTTTCTCCTCCCATTGACTACCACAAGCGATCATACGCAAGAGCTGTCACTGAAGGAAGACCTTCTGCTACAAGTGGCTCAAGCGACTCTTATGATTCAAGCGATTCGAGTC containing:
- the LOC103482623 gene encoding 14 kDa proline-rich protein DC2.15-like yields the protein MASKATSSLAFLLSLNLLFFTLVSSCDNCYVPIPPKPEPYPPTNPNPPSDYRKCPKDALKIGVCAKLLGGLVDLTIGKPPVTPCCTLVQGLADLEAAVCLCTAIKASVLGNKIKIPLHLSLLLNVCNKNLPNGFQC
- the LOC103482622 gene encoding 14 kDa proline-rich protein DC2.15-like, producing MASKATASLAFLLCLNLLFFTFVSACDNCYVPAPTKPKPKPCPPTKPNHPSKYGKCPKDALKIGVCAKLLGGLVDITIGKPPVTPCCTLVKGLADLEAAACLCTAIKASVLGNKIKIPVHLSLLLNVCNKKLPNGFQC